GGCTTGTGTGAGTGAAGAGCTGGGAGAGCTCAGGTcacaaggctccagggagactttctagcagccttccaggattcGCTATGGGCTCAGGAGACGGGGAGAGAGACACTTTACAAaggcagggagtgacaggagcaggggtgatggcttcagactggaagcaGCTCAGTTGAGATGAGACATGAGGCAGAAATtctccatgagggtggtgagacactggaacaggttgcccagacaagTTGTCAGTGCTCCAGAGTCAAGCTGAAAGGGGCCTTGAGAGCAGTCTGGTGTAGTaggaggtgtctgtgcccacggcaggggattggtactagatgatctttaaggttccttctaacccaaaccatgacaATGAACTGAAGACACAATTGGAATGATGCTGGTTTTCTCCTCTGGTGaattttatgggacaggaaaaGTGTCCGAGGCAAATAATTATCTCCTTCAAATCAAGAATTCTTCCTGAACACTCTTGGGACTCCACTGGAGACCTCTCTTGACTGTCTTGTCTTCTTAGATACAAACAGGGACTCGggaagttgcacctcaacataaggaaggaacttctttgctgtggggatggtggagccctggaacaaggtgcccagagaggctgtggagtctcctctagagagcttccaaactcagccagacattgtgatcctgggcaagctgctgtgggctgccCTTCTttagcaggggcattggactggatgatctccagaggtcccttccaacctcactgttctctgattctctccTAGCCCCTTAACCTTGTCTCAGATGTGAGGAGCAGGTCGGGTGCTCTGCTGGGGATGTTTTAAACAAGAATGTGACAGCTGATCTTGACCCCTTCAGAGACAGCAGCTCCCCAATTCTTCCTTGAGCTAGGCCTCCAGAAGAAGAAAGGTCTTTGCTGAGGACTTCTCCATGTTGTCCCTCTTGGGATGAACAACTGTGTCCTCATTACATTGCCTTCAGGTTTGTAGCCAGACCAGATACTGCTTGAGGTGACCAGAGATGGTTTCCTGGTGACACCTCTCAGACTGGTCCAACTGGGTCTATTGGGTCCATCATGAACCCCCTACCACAGCTTCACTGTGGGCCAGCAGCTCCACTGGGCTGCTATCTGGTAGGGAGAGTCCTCTCCAAGGacttccacatcccctccccacCAGCGCAGGCTCCCACTACTGGGAGTGGGACACAGgagagtccccatcctgccctctccccaccgcccctggcactggcagcagctggcatgcACCAGCCCGGTCCCGGGAAGCTGGAGAGTGGGAGCTGGTCCCCGGGGCTGTAGCGTGGCCCGGGTCAGACGGGGACCAGGACGGTGCCGTGGCCACTAGGTGGGGCGAGAGTGGTCCCGGTGTATGGGCTGGAACCGGGACCGTACTCTCTACGTAGGGTGGAGCCGTGTCGGTACCGGTGACGGTACGCGAGGTCGTGTCGGTGCGTGGGGCGGGGCCGGTATCGATACCGGTGCCATAGCGGGTACGTGGGGCGGGGCCGATGCCGGTGCCGTAGCCATAGCCGATACGCGGGGCGGGGCCGGAGCATATAACGGTGCCGTAGCCGGTACGCGGGGCGGGGCCGCTGCCGGTACGCGGGGCCGTGCCGGGGCCGTAGCCGGTAGGCGGGGGCGGCCCCATGAGGCGgtgaggcggcggcggcggggcgcgggatggcggcggggggcggggggcggcCGCCGGGCTCGGAGCCGTGGCCGGAGCCCTACGTGCAGACCCGAATCTTCAAAATCATCGTGATCGGCGACTCCAACGTGGGCAAGACCTGCCTGACCTTCCGCTTCTGCGGCGGCGCCTTCCCCGCCAAGACCGAGGCCACCATCGGCGTGGACTTCCGCGAGAGGACGCTGGAGATCGAGGGAGAGCGCATCAAGGTGGGCACCGGCACCGGGGCTGCGGCACAGGCCCGGCCTCAGCCCTGCCACCTGCCCCGGGGCTgtccagcatccctgccctAGCACCAGTACCGGCCCCGGGGCTGCTCAGCATCCCTGCCTCGGCACCATTACCGGCCCCGGGGCTgtccagcatccctgccctAGCACCAGTACCGGCTTCGGGGCTGCTCAGCATCCCTGCCTCGGCACCGGTACCGGCCCCGGGGCTGCTCAGCATCCCTGCCTCGGCACCAGTACCGGCTCCGGGACTGCTCAGCATCCCTGCCTCGGCACCGGTACCGGCTCCGGGGCTGCTCAGCATCCCTGCCTCGGCACCGGTACCGGCCTCGAGGCTGCTCAGCATCCCTGCCTCGGCACCAGTGCTggccccagggctgcccagcgTCCCTGCCTCGGCACCAGCACCAGATCTGCCCGGGATCTGTGCCCCAGCACCAGTACCGACTCCAGGGCTAGCCAGTTTGCCTGCATCAGCTCTAGTACTGGCACTGGTGCTCACCAGCGTCCCTGCCCCAGCTTCTCATCTCTGCTCGACCCCAGGGACAATTTCCTGTCCCCGTGGTGCAGTGCTCCCTTCACAGTTGCCTTCTCCCCACCGATGTGTTTGCAGAGGCTGAAAGGGGAGCTCAGAGTGACTCGCCGtgtcctcctgcccccagcacccagctccaaaGGCTGGACccaaagctgagggagctggggagaagctgTGGGTGGAACTGATGTATTCTAGGGGTTGCAGATGGTTGtaggctgctgggggctgatgCTGGGGGGCTTGGCAGCCATGGTGCTGAacagggctggcagcaagcACCAGGGCAGGTGATGGCAGCAGAGCTAGAACTGGATGGATCCTCTGCTTGAAGGCCACTGTGACATGGTGACAGCAGTGtgagggctgagggcagaccttctTGGCTCTctatagctccctgaaaggaggttggagccaggttggggttggtctcttctcccaagcagcaagtgacaggacaagaggaaatggcctccagttgccccagaggaggtttacTTTGGACAGGTGGAAAATTTTCTTGCCCttaagggttgtcaaggcctgtcccaggctgcccagggtaaactctccatccctggaggggtttcaaagctgtggaaatgtggtgctgagggacatggtttggtggtgacctagTAGTGCtgacaggtcccttccaagcaaacgttcctgtttcactgacaaTCCCAGGAACCAAGGCATTCATCACCATGAAACTGGAGCTGCTATTGGTGGGTAAGAACTTCAGCTGCATTTTCCTGCCTCTCCCTGAAGAGCTATTCTTTCCTCTCCGCTTCTTCCAGCTCTATCCCACCTTTCAGCCCTGGTGTAGAGGCTGGCACCCAGCCTCTCTTGCTGCCACCAGCCAGGGAACCTTGCCAGGCTTTCCACCTTTGGGCATCATTTCTgttccagcaggcagagcaggaggcagagcagcaaaccggcctcttcctgctctggaggAAAGGTGAGAGGTGGGACAGGTTCCCAGATGGAACAGTCCAGCAGAGACTGGCTGGGaaatgaaggagcagcagctcttcctttCAGCATGTTTTTGCTGTGAAGGACTCTGGGACAGGTGCTGTCTCAGTGGGGCACAGGGTGGATTGGATTGATGCCAGACACTTGTGTGGGAATTGCCACTTCCAGGCTTCCAGACATGACCTACAAGGGCAGAACTCAAAGTTATTGACTGACATCggtgggctggaagtgacctctgaagtcATCTGCCTCAaccccctgctgaagcagggtaacccagagcaggctgcccaaggctgtgGTCAGATGCCTTCCAcgggaggagacttcacagcttcCCTATGCAACCTGTGCCTGCGCTCAGTCACCTGCACAGATCACAGCGTTCCCTGgtgctcaggtggaacctcctgagctccactttgtgcctgtgccccttgccctgtcactgggcataaCTGACTGAAGACTGGGTTCCATCCTCTTTGtggtctcctttcaggtacctaTAGTAAGATTCCCTCCcctttgagccttctctttttcaggctaaacagtcccagctctatCTTTCCTTGTAGAAGAGacactccagtcccttcatcatcttcacagccctttGCTGGAGTCTTTCCAGTCTACACCCAGAAGCTCTCCATTAGCTCTCCAGGCAGAGTTCcatgccctcctgctgctctcacacaAGGGGTGGTTCCCTCTCCTAATCCTTTACCCTGACTCTGGGGAATTGTTGGGTTTTCATCACAGAACCCTAGCTTGGAAGGGAgttcaaggcttgtctggtccaacctttcttggCAAAGGCATGGTCTAGACAAAATGACTCATCATCTGTCCAGCTGCGTCTCGTGGTGTAGGATCAGACTGACAAATGTCCAGATCTGGCACTGGAATGTTTGTGAGAAGtgctttgtgtggtttttttctgtggtgGGGATGGAGGTCAACACATTGGGAAAAGGAtgaggagcacaaggagcagcactCCCTGGTGAACGTTGTGATTGCTCTTTCTACATAAGCTGGTCTTGCTTACTAGAATCCCACAAGCACAGGCACTGCCATGTACAGCTTTGGGCACTGTCAGCTTATGGCACAAAACTTGTGGGACTCACACATCCATCCTGGTTCATCTAATAGAAGGTTTCTTCTCCCTGCAAGGAtgactctgtctgtgccctgctttggggATGTGGCACTGTGATCAAAGATGGACCTGCAGGAAACCCTCTTGCACTTCCAGGCCAagctggacagggctttgaacaacctgatctggtggaaggtatccctgcccacggcgggtgggttggactagctgatcttgaaggtctctttcagcccacCCCATTCCACGGTTCTTGCAAGAGGCTGAATGTGGCCATGTTTGCTTCCCAAACAGCAGGCCCTGCCCAAGGGTGGACACTCAGTGCTCCTGTAGCTATCTTCCCTGTCTGCTTTGCTTCCCAGGTGCAAGTGTGGGAcacggctggccaggagaggttcCGGAAGAGCATGGTGGAGCACTACTACCGCAATGTCCACGCCGTCGTCTTCGTCTACGATGTCACCAAGATGTCCTCCTTCACCAACCTCAAGACATGGATCGAGGAGTGCAACGGCCACGCCGTGCCCGCCCTGGTGCCCAGGGTGCTCGTTGGCAACAAGTGTGACTTGAAGGACCTGATCCAGGTGCCGTCCAGCATGGCCCTCAAGTTCGCCGACGCTCACAACATGCTTTTGTTTGAGACCTCGGCCAAGGACCCTCAGGAGAGCCAGAACGTGGACGCCATTTTCATGTGCCTGGCCTGCCGACTCAAGGCCCAGCGCTCACTGCTCTGCCGGGACCTGGAGGGACGGCCGAGCACGGGCCGTCGCCTGCCGCCGGTCCACGACGGCGCCGGTAAATCCTCCTGCCCGTGCTGAGCGGGTTTAGCTCCAGGCACCGGCATCCCAATAAAGGCTCTGCGGCCCCACTCAGGTCTGCCTCTTGCTTTGCACGGCTCGGCTCGCTCCGGCCGCGCTCGGCTCGCTTACGTTCGGCGTGGTTCGACTGCGGTCGGTTCCGCCGCCCTCGGCTCGGTCAGGCTGCGGTCGGCTCGGGTACGTTCGGCTTCGCCCGACGGTGTGGAGCTCGGCTACGCTCGGGCCAGCTCGGCC
This genomic window from Pogoniulus pusillus isolate bPogPus1 chromosome 19, bPogPus1.pri, whole genome shotgun sequence contains:
- the RAB33A gene encoding ras-related protein Rab-33A, which codes for MAAGGGGRPPGSEPWPEPYVQTRIFKIIVIGDSNVGKTCLTFRFCGGAFPAKTEATIGVDFRERTLEIEGERIKVQVWDTAGQERFRKSMVEHYYRNVHAVVFVYDVTKMSSFTNLKTWIEECNGHAVPALVPRVLVGNKCDLKDLIQVPSSMALKFADAHNMLLFETSAKDPQESQNVDAIFMCLACRLKAQRSLLCRDLEGRPSTGRRLPPVHDGAGKSSCPC